One Helianthus annuus cultivar XRQ/B chromosome 7, HanXRQr2.0-SUNRISE, whole genome shotgun sequence genomic region harbors:
- the LOC110883283 gene encoding putative B3 domain-containing protein At3g49610, whose protein sequence is MAKLTETDQYLKQQKGRLHIANFLAAMNYHDDDLQTTIKTMRKRLLEIQQRESFAVINKPQTVRKIVFKFGGSKTVLHKRDDIQKDSRNASHSETLMCKRQKIKKSEEGVTDFIKSVGGSEAEFVIEKRLTVSDVNPNQGRLLIPVLQLKNNKGFLTADEETMMGNKEDVSVWVFDPERRKSMLNMAKWRMSKECYVLKTNWNHVVKTNGFKEEMVIRVLSFRVGQQLCFVLDRVA, encoded by the coding sequence ATGGCGAAACTCACCGAAACCGATCAGTACTTGAAACAACAAAAAGGCAGACTACACATCGCCAACTTCTTGGCTGCCATGAATTATCATGATGATGATCTTCAAACAACCATCAAGACCATGCGCAAGAGACTTCTTGAGATTCAACAAAGGGAATCATTTGCTGTCATCAACAAACCTCAAACAGTTCGAAAGATTGTTTTCAAGTTCGGTGGATCAAAAACAGTTCTTCATAAACGCGATGACATCCAAAAAGATTCAAGAAACGCGTCACATTCCGAAACCCTAATGTGTAAGCGACAGAAGATCAAGAAAAGCGAGGAGGGTGTCACGGATTTTATAAAAAGTGTGGGTGGGTCGGAGGCTGAGTTTGTGATCGAGAAGAGGCTCACGGTTTCGGATGTGAACCCGAACCAGGGGCGGCTGCTGATACCGGTGTTACAACTCAAGAATAACAAGGGTTTCTTGACGGCGGATGAGGAAACAATGATGGGAAATAAAGAAGACGTAAGTGTGTGGGTGTTTGATCCCGAAAGGCGTAAATCGATGTTGAATATGGCAAAGTGGAGGATGAGTAAAGAATGCTATGTGTTGAAAACCAACTGGAACCATGTTGTGAAGACAAATGGGTTCAAGGAAGAGATGGTGATACGGGTTTTGTCCTTTAGAGTTGGTCAACAACTTTGTTTTGTGCTTGATCGTGTTGCATGA